The DNA region TGCCAATACTCAATCGTTTAATCAAAATTTTCAACAAATCCGTCAAATTACTTTTATAGCATTGCTCATAACTTGTATAATCGCTTTATTTGTTAGTATTAAATTTGCTAAAAATATAATTTCACCCCTCCAAGAAATAACTACTGCCACAGAAGCTTTTTCTTCTGGTAAATTTGAACACAAATTGCAAATATCTACCCAAGATGAGTTCGGTTTATTAGCCCATACTATTAATACCTTAGCCGCCAATCTAGCAGATAAAATTACAGAAACAGCTTTAGAAAAAACTAAACTAAAACTTATTTTAGAAAAAATGGATAATGCCGTAATCCTCGTAGACCAAGATGGACGCATTCAAACTATTAATCAAAAAGCCTTAAGTATCTTTCCCATAAATAAATTTACTAACTCAGATACATTACACCACCTAGATATTTTATCAAGTTCGGTTTTTGATAAAGCAATTCAAGACACAATTAATAACAACAACCCACAAACTATTGACCTAAAGTTGAAATTTAAAGAACAGGCCAAAAGTTTTCAGGTTTTTCTCTCACCAATTACTGAAGTTTATAGTAACAAAATAAAATATGTCTTGTGTGTATTTTATGATATAACTGCCTTAAAAAGTATTTTTGATAAACAAGTCGACTTTATAGCCAATGCTTCCCATGAACTTAGTACGCCGCTAACCAGTATTCGCGGTTTTGCAGAAGCAATTGAAGATGATGCCGATAATTCATTATTAGTAAATAAGTTCGCTAAAATAATTCAAGAAGAATCGCTACGCATGCAACGTTTAATTAACGATCTTCTTCAAATTGCCAAACTTGATTCTTCAGAATATCGTAATACAATTACACTTAGCAATATAAATATTGAAAATCTGCTCCCCTCAATAGTTACTGATTTATCAAACCTGGCCCAAACAAAAAATATCGAACTAAACATTGTTTCTAATCTTAATAATAACTTAATCTATAGTAATTATGATTGGTTAAAACAAGCCTTAGTAAATTTAGTGGAAAATGCTATTAAATATACCCCAGCCGGTGGCAAAGTTTTTCTAATTCTAGAAGAAGACAATGCTTATACTTATTTTAAAATTAAAGATACTGGCGAAGGTATGCCCAATAGCGAATTAGAAAAAATCTTTGATCGTTTCTATCGAGTAGATAAAGCCCGCAGTCGTAGCAGTGGCGGCACTGGTCTTGGTTTATCTATTGTTAAATTTATAACTAAACTCCTTGCTGCTAAAATAAAGGTAGAGAGCACCGTTGGACTCGGAACTACTTTTACCATTAGCATTCCTAAACCCCACTAAACTACCTAAAAATTAAATGGAGCTGTCGCCTTAGCAATATAAGCCCATTGCTAACGACAGCTCCATTTTAATTTTTAAATCTTCTTCCCGTAGATAAGTAAACAACACTTTCCGCAATATTAGTTGTATGATCTCCAGCTCGTTCTAAATAATGCAAAGCCGCTAACAGCCTTACAAGGTACTCTACATCATGTGGACTAGATTTTATATCTTCGACTATACAAGCATGTAGATTTTTGCAGTAATCATCCACAACATCATCTTGAGCATGTACTAATTCCGCTAAAGATACATCTGTATTTTGATAAGCTTGCAACACCTTATTTAGCATATCCGTTACTTCCAAGCTCATGTTTTCAAAACTACGATATTTTTCGCCTAATTGCTTGTCACTAGTCTTTTTCCAAGCAATTCTAGCAATATTTTCCGCATAATCTCCAATTCTTTCTAAATCGGTTGCAATTTTGAGCGCTGTACTTAAAATCCTCAAATCTGTAGCGATTGGCTGTTGTAAGGCAATTAGCAGTATGCACTTATCTTCTACTAAAACTTGCATCAAATCAATTGATTCTTCCACCTTCATAACTTCTTCAGCCAAAATTCTATTGTCCGTTAGCAGGGCTTGTACTGATTCAATTAAAGCCTTACTTACTACTCTCCCCATCGATTGAATATCGTGCAGTAAGATCTCTAATTCTCTGTCGAATTCATCTCGTATTCTTTTCATCTTATCCAAACCTTCCTGTAATATATTCCTCGGTTTTTATATTTTGCGGATTTGTAAACAAACTTTTAGTCTCATCATATTCAATCATCTCACCATTTAGAAAAAATGCTGTCCGATCAGAAACCCTAGCGGCTTGTTGCATATTATGAGTAACCATAATTATTGTGTACTTATTTTTTAAACTTAATACCAATTCTTCAATTTTCATTGTTGAAATTGGGTCCAAAGCTGAACAAGGCTCATCCATCAGTAAAACCTCTGGTTCTACTGCTAATAAACGTGCTATACAAAGACGCTGCTGTTGCCCCCCTGAAAGTGAAAATGCTGGTGCTTTTAATCTGTCTTTTACTTCTTCCCACAAGGCTGCGCCTTCTAAGCTTTCCTGCACAATTTGATCTAACTCTTGTCTACTATATTTTTGATGTATTTTAGCCCCATAAATAACATTATCATAAATGCTCATTGGAAATGGATTTGGTCTTTGAAAAACCATGCCTACGTTTTTTCGCAAATTAACTACATCAGTTTTAGGATGATAAATGTCTACTCCATCTATCAAAACTTGCCCTTGAATAACTACATTATCAATTAAATCATTCATCCGATTTATTGTTTTTAAAAAAGTAGACTTTCCACAACCAGAAGGGCCTATAAAAGCAAGAACACTTTTTTCAGGCATATCCATATTAATATCAAACAATGCTTGTTTGTCAGTGTAAAATAAATTTAACTTTTTAACTTGTATTTTATTTTTTTTTAATAACACGTTTCTTTACCTCCACCAATCTTTCAACCTAATTGATATTAACATGTAAATAAAAAAAAAGAGTTAACGCTTTGTTAACTCTTTGTAAAATTTAATTATTATCTGCAAAACGGTAACCAACACCTCGTACGGTTTCTATAGCGTTAGTCAATTGTTTTGATTTTTCTAGTTTAGACCGCAAGTGTCTAATATGTACATCTACGGTACGAGTATCACCATAATATTCATAACCCCAGATTTTTTCTAATAATTGTTCCCGGCTAAAAACTCTACCCAGGTTGGTTGCAAACAACTTTAAAAGCTCGTACTCTTTAGGAGTTAATTCTATTTTTTCATCTAAAATATGTACTTCATAACTAATAAAATTGATTTTCAAATCTCCTAAAACCAACTCGCCCTCATTAACATTGCTATTACCCAATCTTCTTAGGACAGCTTTTACTCTAGCTATTACCTCACGTGGGCTAAATGGTTTAGTTATATAATCATCTGCGCCTAATTCCAAGCCCAATATTTTATCAATCTCTTCGGCTCTAGCTGTAAGCATTATGATAGGAATTCCTGCTGTAGCTGGATTATTCTTTATTCGACGACAAACTTCTAAACCATCTATTTTAGGCAACATTAAATCTAATAAAATTAGATCTGGCAAATATTCCGTCAAAATTTTCAAGGCTTGTTCCCCATCACTGGCTTCACGCACATTAAACGTGTTTTTCTCTAAAGTAAACCTTAATAATTCCCGAATATTATCTTCATCATCCACAACTAATATTTTCATAGCTACCTCGCTAAAAAAAGCTAGGTTGCCCTAGCTTTTTATAAGATTAAAACTTATTTAAACATATCTTTGAAGGCTTTACCAGCTTTAAACACTGGTACTACACAAGCTGGAACTTCCATTTCTTTTTTAGTACGTGGGTTTTTGCAAACACGTGCTTTACGCTCTCTAGCTTCAAAAGTACCGAAACCAATAACTTGAACTTTACCTTTACCTGATACTTCTTCTTTGATGCTTTCTAGAGTAGCTGCAATAACTTTCTCTACATCTTTTTTGGCCATGCTTGTTTTTTCGGCTACACTTGTGATTAATTCATTTTTGTTCATTGAATAATGCCCCCTATAAAATTTATAATTTTTAATATATTCTAAGACGAAACGTCCTAAAATTTAAATTACTGTAACTTTGCTTTTTCCCAAAACTCGTCTAATTCTTGCAAAGAAAAATTTTGCCACTCTCTGCCGCTATTTAAGACACATTGTTCTACAAAAGCAAACCGCTTTCTAAAACAGTTGTTGGAAATATTCAAGGCCAGCTCTGGTACAACCCGATAATGTCGCGCTAAGTTGGTAACTGCAAAAAGCAAATCACCCAATTCTTTTTCCAATTCTTGTCGATTCTTAGCTACTTTTACTTCTTCTAATTCCTCATAAACTTTAGCATATACAGGCTCTATTTCTTGCCAATCAAAACCAACTTTAGCAGCCTTAGATTGCAATTTATAAGCACACATTAAGGCTGGCAGACCTTTCGTGACTCCATCTAAAACATATTTTCGCTCTGATTTTTCACTTGCCTTTATTTTATCCCAGTTTTTTAGAATATCTTGGGTACTAGCAACACTAATTTTACCAAAGACATGCGGATGACGCCTAATTAACTTATCATTGATTCCATCGATAACATCCTGTAAGTCAAATACTCCCGCTTCTTTAGCTATTTGTGCATGAAAAACAACCTGTAACAATACGTCCCCTAATTCTTCACAAAGCAATGTTGCATTTTGGTCATCAATTGACTCAACAACTTCATAAACCTCTTCGATAAAATTATGCCGGATAGTTTCATGCGTCTGTTCTCTATCCCAAAGACAGCCAGCAGGAGCACGCAATTCTTCTACCGTATTTGCTAATTCACTTATATTGACACTATCATCATAAGGCAAATAAACTGTTGTCAAATGATTGATATCTGGCTGGCGATCAAGTTCGTATAAAAAAATCTTTTCTACACGTTCATCTGCTAATCCTAGATTTCTTAAGAAAACAATCTCAGTCTCGTCATTATAATAATCCATCAAGGTAAGTTTTACATTTGAAGCAACCTGTTTATTATAAACTTGCGTAATTATCAAGGGCAATTTTTCCTTTGCCTGAACTGTTTCAATCTGTAAAGCATCTATAATTTTCAACCCATCACAAGCATCTAGAGCTAAACGGCTATACACCAAATCTAAAAAACTCATTGCTGGTAAAATTTTTATCGCAATATTCTCTTGAACAGCTTTTTTTCTTAATAATTGCACGGTTTTTTCTGCTACTAGCGGACTACCTGGTACGGCATAAACAATCTTACTATATTTTCGACTCTCTTGCAAACAAAAATTCACAATTCGTTCATAAACCTCGTCAAAAGAGTCACTAGACTCATAAAAATTATCACAAGAAACAAACTCCAACTTATTTTCGCGTAATTGTGTCACGCTTGGATGT from Succinispira mobilis DSM 6222 includes:
- the phoU gene encoding phosphate signaling complex protein PhoU translates to MKRIRDEFDRELEILLHDIQSMGRVVSKALIESVQALLTDNRILAEEVMKVEESIDLMQVLVEDKCILLIALQQPIATDLRILSTALKIATDLERIGDYAENIARIAWKKTSDKQLGEKYRSFENMSLEVTDMLNKVLQAYQNTDVSLAELVHAQDDVVDDYCKNLHACIVEDIKSSPHDVEYLVRLLAALHYLERAGDHTTNIAESVVYLSTGRRFKN
- the pstB gene encoding phosphate ABC transporter ATP-binding protein PstB, giving the protein MLLKKNKIQVKKLNLFYTDKQALFDINMDMPEKSVLAFIGPSGCGKSTFLKTINRMNDLIDNVVIQGQVLIDGVDIYHPKTDVVNLRKNVGMVFQRPNPFPMSIYDNVIYGAKIHQKYSRQELDQIVQESLEGAALWEEVKDRLKAPAFSLSGGQQQRLCIARLLAVEPEVLLMDEPCSALDPISTMKIEELVLSLKNKYTIIMVTHNMQQAARVSDRTAFFLNGEMIEYDETKSLFTNPQNIKTEEYITGRFG
- a CDS encoding HAMP domain-containing sensor histidine kinase, coding for MQPNNKEYLQQATIKPYLTELAKVNNINIHILDIDKNLLVSSATTTPDLNSFENLASLKTDFNKINTYTRKNTQTNENYIYMATSLPVDYGQYVILISANTQSFNQNFQQIRQITFIALLITCIIALFVSIKFAKNIISPLQEITTATEAFSSGKFEHKLQISTQDEFGLLAHTINTLAANLADKITETALEKTKLKLILEKMDNAVILVDQDGRIQTINQKALSIFPINKFTNSDTLHHLDILSSSVFDKAIQDTINNNNPQTIDLKLKFKEQAKSFQVFLSPITEVYSNKIKYVLCVFYDITALKSIFDKQVDFIANASHELSTPLTSIRGFAEAIEDDADNSLLVNKFAKIIQEESLRMQRLINDLLQIAKLDSSEYRNTITLSNINIENLLPSIVTDLSNLAQTKNIELNIVSNLNNNLIYSNYDWLKQALVNLVENAIKYTPAGGKVFLILEEDNAYTYFKIKDTGEGMPNSELEKIFDRFYRVDKARSRSSGGTGLGLSIVKFITKLLAAKIKVESTVGLGTTFTISIPKPH
- the mazG gene encoding nucleoside triphosphate pyrophosphohydrolase yields the protein MKKLIYIVGLGPSLLGDITVETMQLLQSAEKVILRTEQHPSVTQLRENKLEFVSCDNFYESSDSFDEVYERIVNFCLQESRKYSKIVYAVPGSPLVAEKTVQLLRKKAVQENIAIKILPAMSFLDLVYSRLALDACDGLKIIDALQIETVQAKEKLPLIITQVYNKQVASNVKLTLMDYYNDETEIVFLRNLGLADERVEKIFLYELDRQPDINHLTTVYLPYDDSVNISELANTVEELRAPAGCLWDREQTHETIRHNFIEEVYEVVESIDDQNATLLCEELGDVLLQVVFHAQIAKEAGVFDLQDVIDGINDKLIRRHPHVFGKISVASTQDILKNWDKIKASEKSERKYVLDGVTKGLPALMCAYKLQSKAAKVGFDWQEIEPVYAKVYEELEEVKVAKNRQELEKELGDLLFAVTNLARHYRVVPELALNISNNCFRKRFAFVEQCVLNSGREWQNFSLQELDEFWEKAKLQ
- a CDS encoding HU family DNA-binding protein, with the translated sequence MNKNELITSVAEKTSMAKKDVEKVIAATLESIKEEVSGKGKVQVIGFGTFEARERKARVCKNPRTKKEMEVPACVVPVFKAGKAFKDMFK
- a CDS encoding response regulator, which translates into the protein MKILVVDDEDNIRELLRFTLEKNTFNVREASDGEQALKILTEYLPDLILLDLMLPKIDGLEVCRRIKNNPATAGIPIIMLTARAEEIDKILGLELGADDYITKPFSPREVIARVKAVLRRLGNSNVNEGELVLGDLKINFISYEVHILDEKIELTPKEYELLKLFATNLGRVFSREQLLEKIWGYEYYGDTRTVDVHIRHLRSKLEKSKQLTNAIETVRGVGYRFADNN